Proteins encoded within one genomic window of Salipaludibacillus agaradhaerens:
- the spoIVA gene encoding stage IV sporulation protein A — MEKVDIFKDIAERTGGDIYLGVVGSVRTGKSTFIKKFMELAVIPNIESEADRARAQDELPQSAAGKQIMTTEPKFVPNQAVSIHVDEGLDVNIRVVDCVGYAVAGAKGYEDENGPRMIQTPWYEEAIPFQEAAEIGTRKVIQDHSTLGVVITTDGSIGEIPRTDYVEPEERVIDELKEVGKPFIVIVNSIHPTNPQTEGLRSQLEENHDVPVLSMNIESMTEHDIHTVMREVLFEFPVHEVNVNLPSWVMVLKEQHWLRENYETSVRETVKDIKRLRDVDRVVGQFYNYDFIEKATLSGIEMGQGVAEIDLRAPDDLYDQILMEVVGTEIRGKDHLLELMQDLAHAKSEYDQVADALTMVRQTGYGIAAPTIQDMSLDEPEIIRQGSRFGVRLKAVAPSIHMIKVDVESEFAPIIGTEKQSEELVRYLMQDFEENPLSIWNSDIFGRSLNSIVREGISAKLSLMPENARYKLKETLERIINEGSGGLIAIIL; from the coding sequence GTGGAAAAGGTGGATATCTTTAAAGATATTGCAGAACGGACAGGTGGTGACATTTATCTCGGTGTTGTCGGCTCCGTGAGAACGGGGAAATCAACGTTTATTAAGAAATTTATGGAATTGGCTGTCATACCGAATATTGAGTCGGAAGCGGATCGGGCAAGAGCTCAAGATGAACTGCCTCAAAGTGCTGCTGGTAAGCAAATTATGACAACAGAACCTAAATTTGTCCCTAACCAAGCCGTTTCGATTCATGTGGATGAAGGGTTAGATGTGAATATACGTGTTGTAGATTGTGTGGGTTATGCAGTAGCAGGAGCTAAAGGCTATGAAGATGAAAATGGTCCGAGAATGATTCAAACCCCTTGGTATGAAGAAGCTATTCCATTTCAAGAAGCAGCCGAAATTGGGACACGAAAAGTTATTCAAGACCATTCCACACTAGGTGTTGTCATTACAACGGATGGTTCTATTGGGGAAATTCCACGAACGGATTATGTTGAACCTGAAGAGCGTGTTATAGACGAATTAAAAGAAGTAGGTAAACCTTTTATTGTGATTGTTAATTCCATTCATCCCACGAATCCACAAACTGAAGGGTTGAGGTCTCAATTAGAAGAAAATCATGATGTTCCTGTCCTCTCAATGAATATAGAAAGTATGACTGAGCATGATATTCACACAGTGATGAGAGAAGTTTTATTTGAATTTCCAGTTCATGAAGTGAATGTTAATTTGCCAAGCTGGGTCATGGTATTAAAAGAGCAACATTGGTTAAGAGAGAATTATGAAACATCGGTACGCGAAACTGTGAAAGACATTAAACGCCTGAGAGATGTTGATCGTGTTGTAGGCCAATTTTATAATTACGATTTTATAGAAAAAGCAACACTGTCTGGCATAGAGATGGGTCAAGGAGTGGCAGAAATAGACCTGAGAGCTCCTGATGATTTATATGATCAAATTTTAATGGAAGTAGTAGGAACAGAAATTAGAGGGAAAGATCACCTACTTGAGCTTATGCAAGATTTAGCGCATGCGAAATCTGAATATGATCAAGTAGCAGATGCCCTCACAATGGTTAGACAAACTGGCTATGGAATTGCAGCTCCTACTATACAGGATATGAGCTTGGATGAGCCTGAAATCATAAGGCAGGGGTCAAGGTTTGGGGTTCGTTTAAAGGCTGTGGCGCCTTCTATTCATATGATCAAAGTTGATGTAGAATCAGAATTTGCTCCAATTATAGGTACTGAGAAGCAGAGTGAAGAACTTGTACGGTATCTAATGCAAGATTTTGAAGAAAACCCCTTATCAATTTGGAATTCAGATATATTTGGAAGGTCCCTAAATTCCATTGTCAGAGAAGGGATTTCAGCTAAACTTTCTCTTATGCCGGAGAATGCAAGGTATAAGTTAAAAGAAACACTAGAAAGGATAATAAATGAAGGATCTGGCGGACTTATAGCAATTATTTTATAA